Proteins encoded in a region of the Devosia sp. RR2S18 genome:
- a CDS encoding ABC transporter permease — MSRLLRQIRFALADLKGDVRRFGLLLACLALGTGLVAAVGSVSANLERTLEREAGVLLGGDIEVTQEGEPIDAALVEQFRSLGEVAEVVDTNARASSEGQNALVDLLAAGSTYPLIGTISSPQLSPGVALDAFLAERDGMSGVLADPVLLQRLSVGLGSTVRIGGTPFEVRGTLSGVPDGPVRGVRLGLTALIPLESYNTLATRDIPLPGLSPLYRYKIRLGEDLAVPEALAVLEQLSASAEWQVRTAREAIGPLVEYYDLFARYLLLIGLAAVLIGGSGVSQVVTAYMLERQRSVATMRALGATGSRLLVHYMAQIVLLAIIGVGIGVLAGALLSFALLTPLSAAIGFPLRGTLELVPLAAATGFGLLASALFAYLPLLRAQQISPGVLFRSAVATLPPMPLRALTGLDIALPLLVAGSAAIALAYVLTGDLALTLGAAVAAGLVLLVLQNVSKLLQFTLGLVRPGKAWVRGLLRGATAPGSAAAATIVSVGMGLTLLLSMVLVVSSLRAELIDAVVEDAPSLIATDLFSDEVETLQQFAQDGQIDWVLATPMLRGRVLRLDDKDVSSAGSPEARFLFSGDIPLGMERELPQGSRIEAGQWWAADYDGPPLVSLPSQLQRELGLEVGDVAEFELFGEVVQASIASFREYRFQEGLNFAVAFSPGFIEQYPLTYLASIKVHPGEDVPVQQALAAEFPDVNFVPVGDTIAQLSSALNQLAGVVLAAGALALTNGILVLIGATSTGRKQREAEAVIMKVLGATRRELLTSEAIYFVGLAIYAAVFAMILGIVLAYLVAGNVLGIALSLDATSLLVVAIGAVLLVTVVGVLNTRRILSVSPSQFLRGRVL; from the coding sequence TTGAGCCGGCTGCTGCGTCAGATCCGTTTCGCGCTGGCCGACCTCAAGGGCGATGTTCGGCGCTTCGGCCTGCTCCTGGCCTGTCTGGCGCTCGGCACCGGTTTGGTGGCCGCTGTCGGATCTGTTAGCGCCAATCTTGAACGCACCCTTGAGCGCGAAGCCGGCGTGCTGCTGGGCGGTGACATCGAAGTCACTCAGGAAGGCGAGCCGATCGACGCGGCACTAGTGGAGCAGTTCCGTAGTCTGGGCGAAGTTGCAGAGGTGGTCGACACCAATGCACGGGCGAGTTCGGAGGGGCAGAATGCTCTTGTAGATCTCCTAGCCGCCGGTTCTACCTACCCATTGATCGGCACCATAAGCTCGCCGCAGCTTTCGCCTGGCGTCGCGCTCGATGCGTTCCTGGCCGAACGCGATGGCATGTCCGGTGTGCTGGCTGATCCGGTGCTCTTGCAGCGCCTGAGCGTCGGGCTCGGGTCTACTGTTCGGATCGGCGGAACGCCTTTCGAGGTCCGCGGCACGCTCTCGGGAGTTCCAGACGGCCCGGTTCGCGGCGTTCGCCTAGGCCTCACGGCCCTTATCCCCCTTGAGAGCTACAACACCTTAGCGACCCGGGACATTCCCTTGCCTGGACTTTCGCCTCTCTACCGGTACAAGATCCGGCTTGGAGAAGACTTGGCCGTTCCGGAGGCGCTCGCAGTTCTGGAACAACTCTCCGCTTCTGCCGAGTGGCAAGTCCGCACGGCGCGTGAGGCGATCGGGCCGCTGGTGGAGTACTACGACCTCTTTGCCCGATATCTGCTGCTGATCGGGTTGGCCGCCGTACTGATCGGCGGGTCAGGCGTTTCTCAGGTCGTGACGGCCTACATGCTTGAGCGCCAGCGCTCTGTTGCCACAATGCGGGCGCTCGGCGCCACCGGCTCACGCCTATTGGTGCACTATATGGCCCAGATCGTGCTGCTGGCCATTATAGGTGTCGGCATTGGCGTCTTGGCGGGTGCACTCCTCTCCTTTGCCCTTTTGACCCCGCTGAGTGCTGCCATCGGCTTTCCCTTGCGCGGTACGCTGGAGCTCGTCCCACTGGCAGCCGCGACGGGCTTCGGGCTATTGGCGAGCGCCTTGTTCGCCTATCTCCCATTGCTCCGCGCGCAGCAGATCAGCCCGGGCGTCCTGTTCCGCTCCGCCGTTGCCACGCTCCCGCCGATGCCCCTACGGGCGCTGACCGGACTGGACATCGCGCTACCACTGCTGGTTGCGGGATCCGCCGCCATTGCACTTGCCTACGTGCTGACCGGTGATCTGGCGTTGACGCTCGGAGCAGCGGTTGCTGCCGGACTGGTGCTGCTTGTGCTACAAAACGTCTCCAAATTGCTACAGTTTACCCTGGGACTGGTGCGGCCGGGTAAGGCATGGGTCCGCGGATTGCTGCGCGGAGCGACCGCTCCGGGGTCGGCTGCAGCCGCAACTATTGTCTCGGTCGGCATGGGTTTAACCCTGCTGCTTTCAATGGTTCTGGTTGTTTCCAGTCTCCGTGCAGAGCTGATCGATGCCGTAGTGGAGGATGCGCCCAGCCTCATCGCGACCGATCTTTTTTCCGATGAAGTTGAGACCTTGCAGCAGTTCGCTCAGGACGGGCAGATCGATTGGGTATTAGCAACGCCCATGCTGCGGGGGCGCGTCTTGCGTCTTGATGACAAGGACGTATCTAGCGCCGGCTCGCCGGAGGCCCGCTTTCTGTTTTCAGGTGACATTCCCCTCGGCATGGAACGCGAACTGCCACAAGGCTCCCGGATCGAAGCTGGCCAGTGGTGGGCCGCTGACTATGACGGCCCCCCGCTGGTTTCGCTGCCGTCCCAGCTACAGCGAGAGTTGGGGCTTGAGGTCGGCGACGTCGCTGAGTTCGAGCTTTTTGGGGAAGTCGTTCAGGCAAGCATTGCCAGCTTTCGCGAGTACCGCTTCCAGGAGGGACTCAACTTCGCCGTGGCGTTTTCGCCCGGGTTCATAGAGCAATATCCTCTGACCTACCTCGCATCCATCAAGGTCCACCCCGGCGAAGACGTACCAGTTCAGCAGGCGCTCGCTGCCGAGTTCCCAGATGTCAATTTCGTGCCGGTGGGAGATACCATTGCGCAGCTTTCCAGCGCGCTGAACCAATTAGCGGGCGTGGTACTGGCCGCTGGAGCGCTGGCGCTGACAAACGGAATTCTCGTGCTGATTGGCGCCACCTCTACAGGCCGCAAGCAGCGCGAAGCGGAGGCCGTGATCATGAAAGTTCTGGGCGCGACACGACGCGAGTTGCTCACCTCGGAAGCCATCTATTTCGTTGGATTGGCAATCTATGCGGCAGTGTTTGCCATGATCCTTGGGATCGTGCTTGCTTACCTCGTTGCAGGCAATGTTTTGGGCATAGCGCTCTCGCTCGACGCTACCTCGTTGCTGGTTGTTGCAATCGGGGCGGTGCTGCTGGTGACAGTCGTAGGAGTCCTCAACACGCGCCGCATACTCTCGGTTAGCCCTTCGCAGTTTCTCCGAGGGCGCGTTCTATAG
- a CDS encoding SDR family NAD(P)-dependent oxidoreductase yields MNKIDLDGRIAVVTGGAQGIGYAIARRLIASGARVSLWDINGEMLAKATSELGDAASGQVVDIVDYSAVEAATANIEQTLGGLDILVHSAGIAGKNAPLDEYDLSEWQRVIAVDLNGAFYVNRAVLRGMKARNYGRIVNIASIAGKEGNPNAAAYAAAKAGVIAMTKAVGKECAGHNIAINAITPATAKTGILDELKPEFIDYMLSRIPRGRFLEVEEAASMVAWLVSEENSFTTASVFDLSGGRATY; encoded by the coding sequence TTGAACAAGATCGATCTTGATGGGCGCATAGCTGTGGTGACCGGTGGTGCCCAGGGCATAGGTTACGCGATTGCACGCCGTCTTATTGCTTCTGGCGCGCGCGTGAGCTTGTGGGACATAAATGGCGAGATGCTCGCCAAGGCGACATCCGAGCTAGGGGATGCAGCCTCCGGTCAAGTAGTCGACATTGTTGACTATTCCGCTGTTGAGGCTGCCACCGCGAACATCGAACAAACACTCGGCGGTTTGGACATCCTCGTTCACTCCGCAGGCATTGCGGGCAAGAACGCGCCGCTCGATGAGTATGATCTTAGCGAGTGGCAGCGTGTCATCGCAGTTGACCTTAATGGCGCCTTTTATGTGAACCGTGCAGTTCTGCGCGGCATGAAGGCTCGCAACTATGGCCGCATCGTCAACATCGCCTCCATTGCCGGAAAGGAGGGCAACCCCAACGCGGCTGCCTATGCGGCGGCAAAAGCTGGCGTCATCGCCATGACCAAAGCGGTAGGCAAGGAATGTGCTGGGCACAACATTGCGATCAACGCTATCACGCCGGCCACCGCCAAGACCGGCATTCTTGATGAACTCAAGCCCGAGTTCATCGACTACATGTTGAGTCGCATTCCGCGCGGACGCTTTTTGGAAGTCGAAGAAGCCGCCAGCATGGTGGCCTGGTTGGTCTCTGAGGAGAACAGCTTCACAACCGCGTCGGTCTTCGATCTTTCCGGAGGACGAGCTACATACTAG
- a CDS encoding ABC transporter permease produces MTEATAPVQRKSNPTLTKFLEGYGIIFVVIAMMLVLAAIKPDVFLSSVNLTNILKQNASLALLALGMYVVIVTAGIDLSVGSIMALSMVALAIASKAGIPWPIVLLIGPAIGLAVGFVNGIGLTVLKLPHPFIMTLGTLNVARGLTFLISNGAPVSGLQEEVRFIGQAYFGFGLAPPAGLPASLILVLVCAVSLWFFLQRTNMGRHIFAIGGNPYAARVSGINVDRTLVVVYMISGFFAGLSGLLLAGRTDSGFPNAGIGIELDAIAAVIIGGASFFGGRGTVIGVLAGVLIMGILRNGLNINNVSAFWQQILIGLVIIVAVYIDVLRRKAGSRS; encoded by the coding sequence ATGACTGAAGCCACCGCTCCCGTGCAGCGCAAATCCAATCCGACGCTCACCAAGTTTCTCGAGGGCTACGGCATCATCTTTGTCGTCATTGCTATGATGCTGGTGTTGGCAGCGATCAAGCCCGATGTGTTCCTCAGCTCGGTCAACCTAACCAACATTCTTAAGCAGAATGCCAGCCTCGCCCTATTGGCCCTAGGCATGTATGTGGTGATCGTCACGGCGGGCATAGACCTCTCCGTCGGATCGATCATGGCCCTGTCGATGGTGGCACTGGCGATCGCCAGCAAGGCAGGCATCCCCTGGCCTATCGTGCTGCTGATCGGTCCCGCAATCGGGCTAGCCGTCGGATTTGTGAACGGCATTGGCCTAACGGTGCTGAAGCTGCCGCACCCCTTCATCATGACCTTGGGCACCCTCAACGTCGCACGCGGGCTGACCTTTCTCATCTCCAATGGTGCGCCGGTATCCGGCCTGCAGGAGGAGGTCCGGTTCATCGGTCAGGCCTACTTCGGCTTTGGCCTTGCTCCCCCGGCGGGCCTGCCAGCCAGCCTCATCCTGGTGCTGGTCTGCGCGGTGAGCCTGTGGTTCTTCCTGCAAAGGACCAATATGGGCCGGCACATCTTCGCAATCGGCGGCAATCCCTACGCGGCGCGGGTGTCCGGCATCAATGTCGATCGCACTTTGGTGGTGGTCTACATGATCTCGGGCTTTTTCGCCGGGCTCTCGGGCCTGCTGCTGGCTGGCCGCACGGACTCTGGATTTCCCAATGCCGGTATCGGCATCGAACTGGATGCCATCGCAGCGGTAATCATCGGCGGTGCTTCCTTCTTCGGGGGGCGCGGCACGGTGATCGGTGTGCTCGCCGGTGTGCTGATCATGGGCATCCTGCGCAACGGGCTCAACATCAACAATGTCTCGGCGTTTTGGCAGCAGATCCTGATCGGGCTCGTCATCATCGTTGCGGTCTACATCGATGTGCTGCGGCGCAAAGCAGGCTCACGCAGCTAG
- a CDS encoding alpha-ketoglutarate-dependent dioxygenase AlkB, translating into MQTDLFGGPEPSLPHGFRYQPDVVTPNMQAEALAALTYLPFKAFDFHGFEGKRRVVSFGWRYDFSSERLEPTDEMPAFLLSLREVAAGFAGLPSSALQQALVTEYGPGAPIGWHRDKAVFGRIVGVSLLSRCEFRLRRKIGAKWERAKLTVEPGSAYLLSGPARTEWEHSIPPVEHMRYSITFRELLGTGR; encoded by the coding sequence ATGCAAACCGATCTGTTTGGTGGTCCTGAGCCAAGCCTGCCCCACGGCTTCCGTTATCAGCCGGACGTGGTCACCCCCAACATGCAAGCTGAAGCGCTGGCGGCGCTGACCTACCTCCCCTTCAAAGCCTTCGACTTCCACGGCTTTGAAGGTAAACGCCGCGTTGTATCGTTCGGCTGGCGATATGACTTCAGCAGCGAGAGATTAGAGCCGACGGACGAGATGCCGGCCTTCCTCTTGTCGCTCCGCGAAGTCGCCGCAGGGTTTGCAGGGCTTCCTTCCAGCGCACTCCAGCAGGCGCTCGTAACCGAATACGGGCCCGGCGCGCCTATTGGATGGCACCGTGATAAGGCGGTGTTCGGCAGGATTGTCGGAGTTTCGCTGCTGTCGCGCTGCGAATTCCGTTTGCGTCGGAAAATCGGTGCGAAGTGGGAACGAGCCAAGCTTACAGTGGAGCCCGGTTCAGCCTACCTGCTTTCTGGCCCCGCCCGAACGGAGTGGGAGCACTCCATACCGCCAGTGGAGCACATGCGTTACTCCATAACCTTCCGCGAACTTTTGGGGACCGGCCGGTGA
- the iolG gene encoding inositol 2-dehydrogenase encodes MVKFGILGAGRIGKVHARNLQQSGRARVAYIADAVPEAASALAESVGAEVSSIEEVLASDVDAVLIATPTDTHADIMEQVARAGKAILCEKPVSLSVERIEQCLPVVEKAGVPLMIGFHRRYDPNYAALAKTLREGSIGEVEMVTIIARDPAPPPVSYIERSGGIYRDMMIHDFDMVRFLLGEEPVVVHALGSVLTDPAIKGAGDVDTAVVHMQTASGKIAVITNSRRATYGHDQRIEVHGSKGMLRANNVHLTTVERADERGFTADLIPFSFVERYQQAYANEVNAFLDFLEKGEAPSASGHDGLMAQKLAEAAARSLQTGEAVRIS; translated from the coding sequence ATGGTCAAGTTTGGTATTTTGGGAGCGGGGCGCATCGGCAAGGTGCATGCGCGGAATTTGCAGCAGTCGGGTCGGGCGCGGGTTGCGTATATCGCCGATGCGGTGCCGGAGGCTGCTTCAGCGCTCGCAGAGAGCGTGGGGGCTGAGGTGTCCTCGATCGAGGAGGTCCTGGCCTCCGATGTCGACGCCGTGCTCATCGCCACGCCGACCGATACCCATGCCGACATCATGGAGCAGGTGGCGCGGGCGGGCAAGGCGATCCTTTGCGAGAAGCCCGTGTCGTTGAGCGTGGAGCGGATCGAGCAGTGCCTGCCCGTGGTGGAGAAAGCTGGCGTGCCGCTGATGATCGGCTTTCACCGGCGCTATGACCCTAACTATGCGGCCTTGGCGAAGACACTGCGGGAGGGCTCAATTGGTGAGGTGGAGATGGTCACCATTATCGCGCGCGACCCGGCACCGCCGCCGGTCTCCTATATCGAGCGATCTGGCGGCATCTATCGGGATATGATGATCCACGATTTCGATATGGTGCGCTTCCTCTTGGGAGAAGAACCAGTGGTGGTACATGCGCTGGGAAGCGTGCTAACGGATCCGGCGATCAAGGGGGCTGGGGATGTGGACACGGCCGTCGTTCACATGCAAACCGCTTCGGGCAAGATCGCGGTCATCACCAACTCTCGCCGCGCTACTTACGGGCATGACCAGCGCATCGAAGTGCATGGATCCAAAGGAATGTTGCGCGCCAACAATGTGCACTTGACGACGGTGGAACGCGCCGATGAGCGGGGCTTCACCGCCGATCTGATCCCGTTCTCCTTTGTGGAGCGCTACCAGCAGGCCTATGCCAATGAGGTGAATGCCTTCCTCGATTTCCTCGAGAAGGGTGAAGCGCCGAGTGCTTCGGGCCATGATGGATTGATGGCGCAGAAGCTGGCGGAGGCAGCGGCGCGCTCGCTCCAAACGGGTGAAGCAGTGCGCATCTCCTGA
- the murB gene encoding UDP-N-acetylmuramate dehydrogenase — translation MSVTASLSASHHVELTPDFDLSAHNTLGLEARARFGATITNANEAAPLLEEARRLDLPLRVLGGGSNVVLRPFYDGVVARMSIKGRAVVSQTPSETVVEFGAGEDWHEAVCWTVAQGLPGLENLAGIPGTMGAAPVQNIGAYGCELVDRFVSLVAFDTSEQAMVTFDRAACNFSYRQSVFKGTPGRFIVVSVKLSLPREWRPNLAYPGLNQLPEDVDAATILDTVVAVRQSKLPDWRRTGNAGSFFHNPIVSADVANQLTASHINMPRYPQADGRAKLSAAWLIEQSGFKGYRLGGAGVSERHALVLVNNGGATQAEIAELAERITSAVRDRFGVSLVQEPELI, via the coding sequence ATGTCGGTCACAGCTAGCCTCTCCGCGAGCCACCATGTCGAGTTAACGCCAGACTTCGACCTTAGCGCTCACAATACGCTTGGCCTTGAGGCGCGAGCCCGGTTCGGTGCGACCATCACAAATGCAAACGAAGCAGCACCGCTTCTGGAGGAGGCGCGCCGCCTCGACTTGCCGCTTCGCGTCCTTGGGGGCGGCAGTAACGTCGTGTTGCGCCCATTCTACGATGGTGTGGTGGCACGTATGTCGATCAAGGGCAGGGCGGTGGTGAGCCAAACCCCCAGTGAGACAGTGGTGGAGTTCGGGGCCGGAGAAGACTGGCACGAAGCGGTTTGCTGGACAGTCGCGCAAGGCTTGCCGGGCCTGGAAAATCTCGCAGGCATCCCGGGCACGATGGGCGCAGCCCCCGTGCAGAACATTGGCGCCTATGGTTGTGAGCTGGTGGACCGCTTCGTGTCCCTGGTGGCCTTCGATACATCCGAACAGGCGATGGTTACGTTTGACCGGGCCGCCTGCAATTTTTCCTATCGCCAGAGCGTCTTCAAAGGCACGCCGGGCCGTTTCATCGTAGTTTCTGTCAAGCTATCCCTACCGCGCGAGTGGCGTCCCAATCTGGCGTATCCCGGGCTAAATCAACTGCCCGAGGATGTTGATGCCGCCACGATCCTCGACACCGTGGTTGCCGTGAGGCAGAGCAAGCTGCCCGATTGGCGGCGGACAGGAAATGCTGGGTCGTTCTTCCACAATCCTATTGTCTCGGCCGACGTAGCCAACCAGCTGACAGCCAGCCACATCAATATGCCCCGTTATCCGCAGGCGGATGGCAGGGCGAAGCTGTCCGCCGCATGGTTGATCGAGCAAAGCGGCTTCAAAGGGTATCGATTGGGTGGCGCCGGCGTCTCTGAGCGCCATGCTCTGGTGCTGGTCAACAATGGTGGCGCTACGCAAGCGGAGATCGCCGAACTGGCGGAGCGCATTACCAGCGCAGTGCGCGATCGCTTTGGCGTTAGTCTAGTCCAGGAGCCGGAACTGATTTGA
- a CDS encoding sugar phosphorylase has product MKLRDLLARVKDLPPDTLVCVAEVDEAFAANVAEIEHVDSAKAERSQADGKEAINLDGGSEKVLVIRW; this is encoded by the coding sequence ATGAAGCTTCGAGACTTGCTGGCCCGAGTGAAGGACCTCCCGCCCGATACGCTGGTGTGCGTTGCAGAAGTGGATGAAGCTTTCGCCGCCAACGTCGCCGAGATTGAGCACGTGGATTCAGCCAAGGCTGAGCGCTCTCAGGCCGATGGCAAGGAAGCCATCAATCTCGACGGTGGTTCGGAGAAGGTTCTAGTCATCCGTTGGTGA
- a CDS encoding Gfo/Idh/MocA family protein produces the protein MDTIGVGLIGTGYMGKCHALAWNGVRAVFGDGPKVMLRHLAEANPDLAAQRAAEFGFEHATADWRDLLADPEVAVISITTPNAFHAEMAIAALEAGKHVWCEKPMAVVLEDAERMAAVAAASGRVAVLGYNYIQNPVVRHIEGLVKDGIIGRVNHVRLEMDEDFMADPEAPFYWKSERSSGYGALDDFGVHPLSLLQTLLGPVEAVMAQLAKPHEQRPVTGGGQRPVETWDIASVLLRLHGGVSGVMALNRSAWGRKGRIALQIFGDKGTIAYDQERMNEFQLFVAEGRPSEQGFRTVLAGPQHAPYDRFIPAPGHGLGFNDLKLIECHEVLRAIGGEAARVIDFGHGLLIERAVHAMARSHDEGRWVEL, from the coding sequence GTGGACACAATCGGTGTGGGACTGATCGGCACCGGCTATATGGGCAAGTGCCACGCGCTGGCCTGGAATGGCGTGAGGGCAGTGTTCGGCGATGGACCAAAGGTCATGTTGCGCCACCTTGCCGAAGCCAATCCGGACCTTGCCGCGCAACGGGCCGCGGAATTCGGCTTCGAACACGCAACGGCGGACTGGCGCGACCTGCTTGCCGACCCCGAGGTGGCGGTGATCTCCATCACCACGCCCAATGCTTTTCACGCCGAAATGGCTATTGCAGCCCTCGAAGCGGGCAAGCACGTCTGGTGCGAAAAGCCCATGGCTGTGGTGCTGGAGGACGCCGAGCGCATGGCGGCGGTGGCCGCAGCGAGCGGTCGCGTCGCGGTGTTGGGTTACAACTACATCCAGAACCCGGTGGTCCGTCACATCGAGGGGCTGGTCAAAGACGGGATTATCGGCCGGGTGAACCATGTGCGGCTGGAGATGGACGAGGATTTTATGGCCGATCCCGAAGCTCCGTTCTACTGGAAGAGCGAACGGAGCTCCGGCTATGGAGCGCTTGACGACTTCGGCGTGCATCCCTTGAGCCTGCTGCAGACCTTGCTTGGACCTGTCGAGGCCGTGATGGCACAGCTCGCCAAGCCCCATGAGCAGCGACCGGTCACTGGCGGCGGGCAGCGCCCCGTCGAGACCTGGGATATCGCCTCCGTGCTGCTGCGGCTGCATGGCGGCGTGTCCGGGGTAATGGCGCTCAATCGATCAGCCTGGGGGCGCAAGGGCCGCATTGCGCTTCAGATCTTTGGCGACAAGGGGACCATTGCCTATGATCAGGAGCGGATGAACGAGTTCCAGCTCTTTGTGGCGGAGGGTCGCCCCTCTGAACAAGGTTTCCGCACTGTCCTGGCTGGACCACAGCATGCCCCCTATGACAGGTTCATCCCAGCGCCCGGGCATGGACTGGGCTTCAACGACCTCAAGCTGATCGAATGCCACGAAGTGCTGCGGGCCATTGGAGGCGAGGCGGCGCGGGTGATCGACTTCGGCCACGGGCTTCTGATCGAGCGTGCGGTACACGCCATGGCGCGCAGCCATGACGAGGGGCGCTGGGTCGAGCTCTAG
- a CDS encoding sugar ABC transporter substrate-binding protein encodes MKKLLMAGVAIATVTAMTSGANAAYVLAMKGPGAGNPFWAAVEEGAKAKGEELGVEVVVVAPPAETDVQAQITQVEDLLAQGIDGLAIAPTDPNALAPVIEAAREQGVPVVFVDTMGSNEGVTFIGTDNEAGAALAAQYMCDNIEEGADVAILQGVMSHSTAQLRANGAKAGLEACGLNVVAEQTAEWDRAKGLSVTENILAGNPSIMGIFGSNDNMALGAVEALKAAARDDVMVVGYDANPDAAAAVIAGDMAATVAQAPGNMGGFGIQALVDLKNGETIDPVIDTGTVLVTSENAAEYQ; translated from the coding sequence ATGAAGAAGCTTTTGATGGCCGGCGTGGCAATCGCTACGGTGACGGCAATGACGAGCGGCGCCAATGCTGCCTATGTGCTGGCAATGAAGGGGCCGGGCGCCGGCAATCCCTTCTGGGCAGCGGTAGAAGAGGGCGCCAAGGCCAAGGGTGAGGAACTGGGGGTAGAAGTTGTGGTGGTGGCACCGCCCGCGGAGACGGACGTGCAGGCACAGATTACCCAGGTTGAGGACCTGCTCGCCCAAGGCATCGATGGCCTCGCCATTGCCCCAACCGATCCAAATGCCCTGGCCCCGGTGATCGAGGCCGCGCGTGAACAGGGCGTGCCCGTCGTCTTTGTTGATACCATGGGCTCCAATGAAGGTGTGACCTTTATCGGCACCGACAATGAGGCGGGTGCCGCACTGGCGGCGCAGTATATGTGCGACAATATCGAGGAGGGCGCCGACGTTGCCATCCTCCAGGGCGTGATGAGCCACTCGACCGCCCAGCTTCGCGCCAATGGTGCCAAGGCTGGCCTCGAGGCCTGCGGGCTCAATGTGGTGGCCGAGCAAACCGCCGAATGGGACCGTGCCAAGGGCCTCTCGGTCACCGAGAACATTCTTGCGGGTAACCCTAGCATTATGGGTATCTTCGGCTCCAACGACAACATGGCGCTAGGGGCGGTGGAAGCCCTCAAGGCTGCTGCCCGCGATGACGTGATGGTGGTGGGCTACGACGCCAATCCTGATGCCGCAGCCGCGGTTATCGCCGGCGACATGGCGGCTACGGTGGCGCAAGCTCCCGGCAATATGGGTGGCTTCGGCATCCAGGCGCTGGTGGACCTCAAGAACGGCGAAACCATCGACCCGGTGATCGACACCGGCACGGTTCTGGTGACATCCGAAAACGCGGCTGAATACCAGTAG
- a CDS encoding ATP-binding cassette domain-containing protein, with translation MLLEARGISKYFGAITALHDVNFHVAPGEVLGVVGDNGAGKSTLMKILSGLFVPSEGELTFDGKRVRFSSPKDAQRLGIEMVHQDFALAGNMPIYENIYLGREPGRKFGPLTIIDHQRARHMAAEHLENLKIHVKSIDQNTEDLSGGQRQAVAIARATAFDAKLVIMDEPTAALAIKEVGKVLDLIRSLKEHGVAVIIISHRMDDIFYCCDRVMALFQGTNFAEAKLEQTSRNEVIGWIMGTKGHTEALAHDRLH, from the coding sequence ATGCTGCTCGAGGCGCGTGGCATCTCGAAGTACTTTGGCGCCATCACTGCGCTGCATGACGTGAACTTTCACGTGGCGCCGGGAGAGGTGCTGGGCGTGGTCGGCGACAATGGCGCTGGCAAGTCCACCCTGATGAAGATCCTCTCGGGCCTGTTCGTACCCAGCGAGGGCGAGTTGACCTTCGACGGCAAGCGGGTAAGATTTTCGAGCCCCAAGGACGCTCAGCGCCTGGGCATCGAAATGGTGCACCAGGACTTCGCCCTGGCGGGCAACATGCCAATTTACGAGAACATCTATCTGGGGCGGGAGCCAGGCCGCAAGTTTGGTCCGCTGACCATCATCGATCATCAGCGGGCCCGGCACATGGCCGCCGAGCACCTCGAAAACCTCAAAATTCACGTCAAATCCATCGACCAGAACACCGAGGATCTCTCGGGCGGACAGCGCCAGGCGGTGGCGATCGCTCGCGCTACGGCTTTCGACGCCAAGCTCGTCATCATGGACGAGCCCACAGCAGCCCTTGCGATCAAGGAGGTGGGCAAGGTGCTTGACCTCATCCGCTCGCTTAAGGAGCACGGGGTGGCGGTGATCATCATCTCGCACCGCATGGACGACATCTTCTACTGCTGCGATCGCGTCATGGCGCTCTTTCAGGGGACCAATTTTGCTGAAGCCAAGCTGGAGCAGACCAGCCGCAACGAAGTGATCGGCTGGATCATGGGCACCAAGGGGCACACTGAAGCTTTAGCCCACGACAGGCTGCACTAA
- a CDS encoding ABC transporter ATP-binding protein, translating into MHDRIHHEQPLIDVRGASLVVNAQRQTHILKDVSFSVSPGEIVAITGASGSGKTSLLMLLGGLQKATSGQVVVDGQDLSGLNEDQLAVFRRGRVAILFQNINLIPSLTAGDNVGLALEIVQPTLSTSELTARSIEALRQVGLENRSDNLPAALSGGEQQRVGLARALVTQPKLLLADEPTGNLDAASGAKVIELMFSLAREQDAAVVIITHDPALAARADRTLVMTAGVLRPETALS; encoded by the coding sequence ATGCACGACCGAATCCATCACGAGCAACCCTTGATCGACGTGAGGGGCGCCAGTCTTGTGGTCAATGCTCAGCGCCAGACGCATATTCTCAAGGACGTCAGCTTTAGCGTCTCGCCCGGAGAGATCGTGGCGATAACGGGAGCATCCGGCAGCGGCAAGACATCCTTGCTGATGCTGCTGGGTGGGTTGCAGAAGGCCACCAGCGGGCAGGTCGTCGTCGATGGTCAAGATCTGAGCGGCTTGAACGAGGACCAACTCGCCGTGTTTCGTCGCGGCCGTGTGGCCATACTCTTCCAGAATATCAATCTTATTCCCTCGCTAACCGCGGGCGACAACGTTGGGCTGGCACTCGAGATCGTCCAACCCACCCTATCCACCTCAGAACTGACCGCGCGATCCATCGAAGCATTGCGGCAGGTGGGTCTGGAAAACCGTAGCGACAACCTACCCGCTGCGCTTTCCGGCGGCGAGCAGCAGCGTGTCGGATTAGCGAGAGCCTTGGTGACGCAGCCCAAGCTGCTGCTGGCAGATGAACCCACTGGCAACCTCGATGCGGCGAGCGGAGCGAAGGTCATCGAACTTATGTTTTCGCTGGCACGAGAACAGGATGCTGCTGTCGTGATAATCACCCATGACCCGGCCCTCGCTGCTCGGGCCGACCGCACCCTGGTGATGACCGCCGGTGTGCTGCGTCCGGAGACAGCCCTGTCTTGA